One segment of Buteo buteo chromosome 6, bButBut1.hap1.1, whole genome shotgun sequence DNA contains the following:
- the ALKBH1 gene encoding nucleic acid dioxygenase ALKBH1 isoform X2 has protein sequence MSNLYLEHYLKVFRSQLSISSVSDQDAYRAGLQPLSQWKAYGLNGYPGFIFIPNPFLPGCQRHWVKQCLKLYPQKPNVCNLDLHMAPEKTIDLWGQSKEQLRRKCSSKREPRSLLEKLRWVTLGYHYNWDTKKYSANHHTPFPSDLAFLSEQVAAACGFRGFQAQAGILNYYHFDSSLGIHVDESELDHSWPLLSFSFGQSSIFLLGGLKREEAPTAMFMHSGDIMVMSGFSRLLYHAVPRVLPNPEGTALPSCLDQALSSDLPVGSVIEHSSDEDWQVCAKYLQSSRINMTIRQVLAEGQKFPEESGTDGKGRAPSEDSQHQENSRAKRLKLNTES, from the exons ATGAGCAACTTGTATTTGGAACATTATTTGAAG gTGTTCAGATCACAGCTCAGTATTTCTTCAGTCAGTGATCAAGATGCCTACAGAGCAGGCTTACAGCCACTTAGCCAGTGGAAAGCCTATGGCCTCAATGGGTATCCAG GGTTTATTTTCATACCAAACCCTTTCCTTCCCGGCTGCCAGCGTCATTGGGTGAAACAGTGTCTCAAGCTATACCCCCAGAAACCCAATGTCTGCAACCTGGACCTGCACATGGCTCCTGAGAAGACCATTGACCTGTGGGGACAGagcaaggagcagctgag aaggaaatgttCCAGTAAACGGGAGCCCAGAAGCTTACTGGAGAAGCTGCGCTGGGTGACCCTTGGTTACCATTATAATTGGGATACCAAG aaGTACTCAGCAAATCACCACACTCCTTTCCCCTCAGACCTTGCATTCCTGTCAGAACAAGTGGCTGCAGCCTGCGGGTTCCGGGGTTTCCAAGCCCAAGCAGGGATCTTGAACTACTATCATTTTGACTCTTCACTGGGAATTCATGTGGATGAGTCTGAACTAGACCATTCTTGGCCCCTTTTATCATTCAG TTTTGGGCAATCCTCGATATTTTTGCTTGGGGGCCTGAAGCGGGAGGAGGCTCCAACAGCAATGTTCATGCACAGTGGAGATATCATGGTGATGTCTGGCTTCAGCCGTCTGCTGTACCATGCAGTCCCCCGGGTCCTCCCAAACCCCGAAGGGACAGCTTTGCCTTCGTGCCTGGACCAAGCACTTTCTTCAGACCTTCCTGTTGGCTCAGTCATTGAGCACAGCTCTGATGAGGATTGGCAGGTCTGTGCCAAGTACTTGCAGTCTTCCCGCATTAATATGACTATTCGGCAGGTGTTGGCTGAGGGTCAGAAATTTCCAGAGGAATCTGGGACAGATGGAAAGGGCCGAGCACCCTCTGAAGACAGTCAGCATCAGGAGAACAGCAGAGCCAAGAGACTTAAACTAAATACAGAGAGCTGA